GTCGAGCGTCGGGGGATCACCGAGCCGCACGACGCGGTACTCGAGGCCGAGGCGCTCCGCGAGCGGGGCGAGCGTTGTCTCGTTGCGTCCGGCCAGGATCGGCCGCAGGCCGCCGCTCAGAGCGGCCTCGACGAGCAAACGCCCGGTGTATCCGGACGCGCCGTAAACCATGAATGGGACCGTCATCGGTCCGGCCTGGTCTTGCGCAACGAGCGAGGCGGGTGTGAGAAGATGTATCCCACGCCCGTGTTTCTGATTCGCGGAGGCTTGCCCGGGCCCATCATCGACGCCCACGCGGCCGGCGCGGTGTTCGCCTTCCAGGCACATTTCGACGGCCTCGTCGTGTTCACGCTCTGGCGCCGCGCGGACGTCGAGGCCCTCCTGCCGGCGGGGCTCGTGCCGGCCACGGACCCCACGGGTTTCGAGCTACATCCGGTGGTCTTCATCTTCGGGGAGCAGCATCGCGGTGAAACGCTCTTCGGAGGGCGGGCGCTCCCCACGGGCGGTGACTATCACGAGTGCGGGATCTTCATTCCGTACGTGAAGCACGTCGCCGGCCGCTACCTGCACTGCTACGCGCAGCGGATGTACGCGAGCTACCATCCGGCGGTGTGGACGGGGAACGCCCACTGGGGATTGGCCAAGAAGCAGGCCACGATGTGGTGGCACGAGGCGCTCTACGTCGTCATGGACACGACCGGCCGAGCGCTGATCGAAGCCATGGCGGAGCCGGACAGCGACTGGCAGCCTGCCGACCGCTGCACCCTCGCGAATTTCGCTGCCGTGCGCGCGCTCGGTGTGCTCCCGGTCTTGGGGCGGCGCCCGGACCGTACCTATGTGACCTCGTACTTCGACTGGGACTTCACGCACGCGCAAGCGCGGCCCGCCCGCGCGCACGTGACGATCCTCGCGCCACTCGGGGGCGGTCTGCTCCCGCGGGAATGCCCGAGCGCACCGGGCGGCGCTCTCGAGGTCCGGGGTATGCGGTGGAAGCTCAGCTGGTCCGGGCCGTGCCGGTTCTGACATGGCGTACTGCGGGTGCTGACGGACCCCGTCTGGACGCCCACCCCTCGCTGCCCCGGGGGAAGAGCCACGGATCCGTTCGGCTTGTCAACCCCGAGGTAACCGACCCTTGCGTCGCAGCGGGCTACCGGTGCTAAGCTGCGCGCGCCCGGGATGTTCGAGCACTCGCCTGACGCGGAGCTCGCCCGCATCCGTCGCGAGCGCGACCTCTACCGGCGGCTCCTTCACCTCGGCGCGCAGAACGAGCTCGGACCGTTGCTCAGCGAGGCCCTCGGCCTCGTCGTCGATGTGACGGGCGCTCACCAGGGCTACCTCGAGCTCCACGACGACGAAGAGCGCACAGGGCACCCCCCGCTGTGGATCGCCCATGGCTTCTCGGCCGCCCAGATCGAGGCAGTCCGCGGGACGATCTCGCGCGGCATCATCGCGCACGCGCTGGCCACTGGGCAAACGGTCGTGACGCCGTCGGCTCTGCTCGACCCGCGCTTTCGCGATCGCGACAGCGTGCGCGCAGCCCGCATCGAGGCGGTGCTGTGCGCGCCGATCGGCGCCGATCCCCCGCTCGGCGTGCTCTATCTCCAGGGACGCGAGCAGGCGGGCCCGTTCTCGGAGGAGGACCGCGCGAATGCCGAGCTGTTCACGCGCCACCTGGCGCCGCTCGCCGAGCGCCTGCTCGTGCGGCGCCGCCGTGAGGAGGCCGACGCGACCCGCAGCCTGCGGCAGGCGCTGCGCCTCGAGGGCGTCATCGGGCGCAGCGCGGCGCTCGCCGCGGTGCTTCGCCAGGCGGCGCTCCTCGCTCCGCTCGACGTGAACGTGCTCCTCACCGGCGAGTCGGGCACTGGCAAGAGCCAGCTCGCCCGCGTCATCCACGACAACGGCCCCCGACGGGTCGGCCCCTTCGTCGAGGTCAACTGCGCGGCGCTGCCGGAGGCGCTGGTCGAGAGCGAGCTCTTCGGCGCGCTGCCCGGGGCGCATTCCACCGCCGTGCGGCGGGTCGAGGGCAAGGTGGCTGCCGCCGACCGCGGCACGCTCGTCCTGGACGAGATCGCCGAGCTTCCGCTGCCGTCACAGGCAAAGCTCCTCCAGCTCCTGCAGTCGCGAGAGTACTACCCGTTGGGCGCCTCGAAGTCCGTTCAGGCGGACGTACGCGTGATCGCCGCCACCAACACGGACCTCCGTGCGGCGATCGCAGCGCACCGTTTCCGCGAGGACCTGTTCTACCGCCTCGAGGTCCTGCCCGTTCGTGTGCCTTCGCTCGCCGAGAGGCGCGAGGACATTCCCGAGTTGGCGGCGCACTTCTGCGCCCGCGCCGGCGAGCGCCACAACCTGCCACGCCTGACACTGTCGCCGGGCGCGCTGTGCGCGCTCCACGCGGCGCCATGGCCGGGCAACGTGCGCCAGCTCGCCCATGCGCTCGAAGCGGCAGTCATCCGCGCGGCGGGAGAGAGCGCCGAGCGGATGGAAGCTGTGCACCTCTTCCCCGATCCGGCCGCGACGGCGCCGGGGTCGCCCACGTTCCAGGAGGCCACCCGCCGGTTCCAGGCACGGCTTCTGCGGGAGACGCTCGAGGAGAACGGCTGGAACGTGGTGGAAACGGCGCGGCGCCTGGATCTGGCGCGCTCGTACGTCTACAGCTTGATTCGTGCCTTCGGTCTGGAGCGCCAGAAGTAGCACCGCCGAATCGCGAAGCCAGTTGTGGCCCCGGGGCGAGGCCAAGGGCTGCCGCGCCGGCTGGCTTCGGCGCGGGCTCTCCCTCCCGGTCGCCGCGACCGTCCTAGGTGGAGGACGCGCGTCCGGAATCCAGGACACGGCCCCCGAGCCTGACGGGCTCTCCAAGCGCACCGGCGCGTCGTCTCGGCGGCTTCCCGTGGCGGGCACCACTCTTGCTCCGCAACACACCACAGGAGGGACGAGCCATGATGCCATCCGGAGCCGTGATCCCAGACCCGACGTACCAGCTGAGCATCCCAGTCGGCGGCCTCCTCGGCCCGATCGCGACGCTCGGGCTGCTGAGCACCCTCGTGGTGCTGGTCGTCATCGTCGCCTGCGCGGTGAGGGAGCTCCGCCGCAGCGCCGTGTCGCAGCGCGTCGCCACCCGGCAACCCGAAGCCAGATCCGCGCAGCGCGCCGCATGAAGAGGAGCGGGGACGATGGCGACGCCAACCGAGCGACTGCACGGACTCCGGGGGCACGGAGCTCTCGCGCTCGACGACCCCGCCTTCTTCGCGCGGCTCGAGCGAGACGCAGAATGGCTCGCGGGACGGCTCGAGAGGCTCGCTGCCGATATGCGCGAGTCCCTCCAGACGCGCGCCCTCACGGCCGCCGCAGGCGAGGCCCGCCAGGAGCATTCCGGCGGCCGGTCCGCCGGGCTCTGCGGCCTCGCCGGATTCGGCCTGTTGGTGGTCGGCGCCGCCCTCGTCCTCGCGGTGATCGTCGTGCACCAGGGCCTGGCGCTTCCCCTTTCCGAGCTCCCGGCCCGCCCGGGACTCTGGCCGGGTCTGCTGATGACCGCGAGCGGGCTTGTGCTCGTGCATACCTCTCGTCAAGGGCGCCAGGCGTCCCGCGAATCGGGGCTGCCCGCGCAGGCGGCTGCAAGCGTGAACGGCCATGTCGACGGCGACCGATCGATGGTGTGATGGATGATCCACCAAGGAAGCGAGCAGGCAATGGATACTGAAGAGACCGCGGCATCGCGAGCCACTCTCGGTCGCGAACTGGGAGCGGAGGTCTTTCCCCCAGCCGCCGGAGACGGGCAGGCTCCTCTGGGGTTCGTGTACGTCCCCGAGTCGGCCTTCTCGCCCTGCCACCTCTGCCCGCTGGCGGGCGCGGTCCGGATGGGGCCCGCGTTCCCCCTGGCTTCCGCTTTGCAGAACGGCCATCGAGTTCTCCCCGTTCCCACGGGGGCGCGCGAGCGGGAGACTCGGCCCGCGTCCCAGCCAGACGGCACGGTGACGATCCTCTTCACCGACATCGAGGGGTTCGCCCCGCTCACCGAGCGCCTGGGCGACCGGCGTGCCCAGGAGGTCGTGCGCGCACACCACGCCATCGTCCGCGCGCTGGTGGCGACGCACGGCGGCCTGGGCGCCAAGTCGCAGGGCGACGGCTTCATGGTGGTCTTCACCGGAGCGCGTCGGGCACTGCGCTGCGCCATCGCCATCCAGGAGGCGCTGACCGTCTACAACGCCGAGCGCCCCGACGCCCCGCTGCGCGTGCGCATGGGGCTCCACACGGGCGAGGCAACCCAGGAGGCGGGCGACTTCATGGGCCGGAGCGTCATCGTGGCGGCTCGCATTGCCGCCCAAGCGCAGGGCGGCGAGATCCTCGTCTCGCCGCTGGTCCGTGAGCTCACCGACAGCGCAGGCGAGTTCTCTTTCGAGGAGGGCCGGGAGGTATCCCTGAAGGGCCTGAGCGGGCGGTACCGGCTATTTGGCGTGCGGTGGGGCAGTCCCTAGAGGCTCGTCCCCCCACACCTGGTGACCACGGGACAACGAGGCCCGGACGCCGCGCGGCGTCCGGGCCCTCTTCCGACGCTTCAGAACTCGTCGCCGTGCGGCATCGGCGGCGTGGCCGCCTTCTCCTCCTTCGGCTTCTCGGCCACCATCGCCTCGGTGGTGAGCAGCAGGCCGGCGACGGAAGCGGCGTTCTGCAGCGCGGTGCGGACGACCTTGGTCGGGTCGATGATGCCGGCCTTCAGCAGGTCCTCGTAGGTCTCGGTCTGGGCGTTGAAGCCGAAGGCCGCCTTGCCCTCCTTCACCCGCTCGAGGACCACCGAGCCGTCGGCGCCGGCGTTGCGGGCGATCCAGCGCAGCGGCTCGACGAGCGCCTGCCGGACGATGCGCACGCCCGCCGTTTCCTCCTCCTCGAGCTTGAGCGCGTCGAGCGCGCTCTGCGCGCGCAGCAGCGCGACGCCGCCGCCCGGCACGATGCCCTCCTCCACCGCGGCGCGCGTGGCGTGCATCGCATCCTCGACGCGCGCCTTCTTCTCCTTCATCTCCACCTCGGTGGCCGCGCCGACGCGGATCACCGCCACGCCGCCCACCAGCTTGGCGAGCCGCTCCTGCAGCTTCTCGCGGTCGTAGTCGGAGGTGGTCTCCTCGATCTGCGCGCGGATCTGCTTGATGCGGCCCTCGATGTCGGTCCGCTTGCCGGAACCGTCGATGAGCGTCGTGTTGTCCTTGTCGACGACCACGCGCTTGCAGCGTCCGAGATCCTTGAGCCCGACGTTCTCGAGCTTGAGACCGAGCTCCTCAGCGATCAGGCGGCCACCGGAGAGGATCGCGATGTCCTCCAACATCGCCTTGCGACGGTCGCCGAAGCCGGGCGCCTTGACGGCGCAGCAGGCGAACGTGCCGCGGATCTTGTTCACCACCAGCGTGGCCAGCGCCTCGCCCTCGACCTCCTCGGCGATCACGAGGAGCGGCTTGCCCGACCGGGCGACCTGCTCGAGCAGCGGCAGCAGGTCCTTCATCGCCGAGATCTTCTTCTCGTGGATGAGAATGTAGGCGTCCTCGAGGACGGTCTCCATGCGGTCGGGATCCGTGACGAAGTACGGGGACAGATAGCCGCGGTCGAACTGCATGCCCTCGACCACGTCGAGCGTCGTCTCGAGGCCCTTGGCCTCCTCGACCGTGATGACGCCCTCCTTGCCGACCTTCTCCATCGCCTCGGCGATCATGTCGCCGATCGCGCGGTCGCCGTTGGCCGACACCGTGCCCACCTGCGCGATCTCGTCGCGGCCCTTGGTCTCCTTGGACACTTTCTTGAGAGCCTCGATGATGGCGGGCACGGCCTTGTCGATGCCGCGCTTCAGGCTCATCGGGTCGTGGCCCGCCGCCACGAGCTTGGCGCCCTCGGTGAAGATGGCGCGCGCGAGCACCGTCGCCGTGGTGGTCCCGTCGCCGGCGACGTCCGAGGTCTTGGAGGCGACCTCCTTGACCATCTGGGCGCCCATGTTCTCGAACTTGTCGGCCAGCTCGATCTCCTTGGCCACCGTCACCCCGTCCTTGGTGACCGTGGGGGCACCCCAGGACTTCTCCATCACGACGTTCCGGCCGCGCGGTCCCAGGGTGACGGTGACCGCATCTGCCAGGACGTTGATGCCGCGGAGCACCTTCGCCCGCGCGTCCTCGCCGAACCGTACCAGCTTCGCTGCCATAGCCTTCCTCCTACGCCTCGACGACGCCGAGGATGTCCTCCTCACGGAGGATCAGGTGCTCCTCGCCGTCGAGCTTGATCTCGCTGCCGGTGTACTTGCCGAACAGCACACGATCGCCTTTCTTGACGTCGGGCGCCAGCACCTTCCCGTCTTCGCGCCGGCCCGGGCCCACGGCCACCACGAGGCCCTCCTGGGGCTTCTCCTTGGCCGTGTCGGGGATGATGATCCCCCCGGTGCTGCGCTGCTCCCGGTCCTCGACCCGCTTGACGATCACCCGGTCGTGCAGCGGACGAACGCGCATCGCCATGTCGCAAACCCTCCCATAACGGTGAATGTGAATCGCACGCCGGCGGGGATGCCCGCCGTGGCGGCGAAAAGGTAAAATCGCCCGGCTTCCAGTCAAGGGCCGGCGGCGGCCGAGTCCCCGCCTGCAGACCGGCGACGGCCTGAGGCGATTTGTCACACCCCGGGAGGCTCTAGGACCGTGTCTTTTCACGGCTTTTCGCTGGTACCTGCCTTGCTCGGGAGGCCCGCGGATGCGCCGTGTCCTTGCGTTGTCCCTCGCCCAGCCGCTGGTCGTCCTCGCCTTGACGGCGCTCTTCGCCGTCGCCGGGGTGGTCGCCTTCTGGCACCTGCCGATCGAGGCCTTCCCCGAGCTGGCCGACCCCCAGGTCTACGTGATCACGCTCTTCCCCGGCCACGCCGCCGAGGAGATCGAGCGGCAGGTCACCCTCCCGATCGAGCAGGAGCTGAACGGCCTGCCGGGGCTCACGCGCATGCGCTCGGTCTCGATCTTCGGGCTCTCCTACCTGACGCTCACCTTCGACGACGGCACCGACCTCTACTTCGCCCGCCAGCAGGTGAGCGAACGGCTCAGCGGGGTGGACGTGCCCGAGGGGGTCAAGCCGAGCCTCGGACCGCTCTCGACGCCCACCGGGGAGATCTTCCGCTACACCCTCGAGGGTCCGGGCTACTCGCCGATGCAGCTCCGCGAGGTGCAGGACTGGGTGATGGAGCGGCACCTGAAGCAGGTGCCCGGCGTGGCCGACGTCGTCTCCTTCGGCGGCTTCGTCAAGCAGTACCAGGTGCAGGTCGACCCCCAGCAGCTCCAGGCACGCGGCGTGACGCTCCGCCAGGTGTTCGAGGCGCTCGCCCGCTCCAACGCGAACGCGGGCGGCAACTACATCGAGCACGGCGAGGAGCAGTACGTCGTGCGCGGCCTCGGCACGCTGCACGACGCCGAGGACATCGAGGAGGTCGTGGTGGCGGCCCGCGGCGGGACGCCGATCCGCATCCGCGACGTGGCGCGGGTGACGATCGGCGCCGCGCCCCGCCGGGGGGTCGTGACCCGCGAGCTCGAGCCCGAGGCGGTGGAGGGCATCGTGCTCATGCGGCGCGGCGCCAACCCCTCTGTCGTCCTCGCGGCCCTGCACGCCAAGATCGCGCAGCTGAACGGCGGCATCCTGCCGCCGGGCATGCGCGTCGAGACGTTCTACGACCGCGGCGTCCTCGTGCACCGCACGCTCGTGACCGTGAGCCACAACCTGATCGTCGGGGCACTCCTCGTGGTCGTCGTGGTCGGGGTGTTCCTGGTGAGCCTGCGCGCCGCGCTCATCGTCGCGCTCACCATCCCCCTCTCCCTCCTCGGCGCGTTCCTGTACCTCAAGCTGCGCGGCATGTCGGCGAACCTCCTCTCGCTCGGCGCCGTCGACTTCGGGATCATCGTCGACGGTGCGGTCATCATGGTCGAGCACGTGGCCCGCCGGATCGCCGGCATCCCGAGCCGCCGGGAGGCGCGCTCGGTGGTCCTCGAGGCGGCCGACGAGGTCGCACGCCCGACCCTCTTCGCCCTCTCGATCATCATCGTCGCCTACATCCCGATCTTCACGCTCGAGCGGGTCGAGGGCCGCATCTTCGCCCCGATGGCCAACACCGTCTGCGCGGCGCTCGTGGCGGCGCTCATCTTCTCGTTCACGCTGATTCCCCTGCTCGCCTTCATCCTGCTGCGCGGGCGGGGCGGCGAGGGCGAGACGCCGCTCGAAGGGGCGGCGCTCCGCGCCTACCGGCCGGCGCTCACGTGGGCGCTCGGCCACCGCCGCACGGTGATGGCGGGGACGGCCGCGACCTTGCTGCTCGGCGTCTGGCTCTTCGGCCGTCTCGGCACCGAGTTCCTGCCCACGCTCAACGAAGGGGCGCTCTACGTGACCGTCACGCTGCCGCCGAGCGTCTCGCTCAACCGCGGCGCGCGCCTCGTCGTGCCGCGCATCCGCGATGCCTTCCTCTCCTTCCCCGAGGTGAAGCAGGTGCTCAGCCAGCTCGGCGGCCCGGACGACGGCACCGATCCGGCGCCCGCCAACAACCTCGAGTTCTTCGTCGACTTGAAGCCGCACGACGCCTGGCCGCGCGGCATCACGCTCGACCGCCTGGTCGGCGACATGCGTGCCCGGCTCGCGGACATCCCGGGCATCGACGCGAACTTCTCGCAGCCGATCAAGGACAACATCGAGGAGAACATCTCCGGCATCAACGGCCAGGTGGCGATCAAGCTGTTCGGCGACGACCTCGACGCGCTCCGGCGGAGCGCCGTCGAGGCGAAGCGCACGCTCGAGCAGGTCCCCGGGGTGGCCGACCTGGCGGTCGTGCATTCGGCCGAGCTGCCGCAGGTGCACGTGGTCGTCGACCGCAAGGCGATCGCCCGCTACGGCCTCAACATCGCCGACGTCCAGGACGTCGTCGAGACCGCCATCGGCGGCCAGACCGCCACCACCCTCTGGGAGGGCGAGCGCCACTTCGACGTCGCCGTGCGCCTGAGCGAGGCCTCGCGCGCCACCCTCGACCGCATCCCCGACGTCCGCGTCGCCACCCCCGACGGCGCCCAGATCCCGCTCGGCCAGCTCGCCCGCGTCGAGATCTCCCCCGGCCAGGCGGCCATCGACCGCGAGGCGAACATGCGCTTCGTCGGCGTCAAGTGCAACGTCCGCGGGCGGGACCTGGGCGGCTTCGTCGCCGAGGCCCAGCGCCGCGTCGCCGCCGAGGTCCAGCTGCCCCCCAACAGCTTCCTCACCTGGGGCGGCGAGTTCGAGAACCAGCGCCGCGCCATGGCGCGCCTGGCGATCATCGTGCCGGTCAGCATCGGGCTCATCCTGGCCATCCTCATGCGCACCTTCGGCTCGCTCGCCTGCGCGCTGCTCATCCTCGCCACCATCCCGTTCGCGCTGGTGGGGGGCGTGGTCGGCCTCGACGTGGCGGGGCTCAACCTCAGCGTCGCGGCCTGCATCGGCTTCATCGCGCTCATGGGCCAGGTGGTGCTGAACGGCGTCGTGCTCGTCTCGCAGATCAATGCGCTGCGGGCCGAGGGGATGCGGCTCGGGGCGGCGGTGGAGGCGGGGGCGACGCGGCGCCTGCGGGCGGTGCTGATGACGGCGCTGCTGGCCGCACTCGGGCTCCTGCCGGCGGCGCTGTCGACGGAGATCGGGTCGGAGACGCAGCGGCCGCTGGCGGTGGTCGTGATCGGGGGCCTCGTGTCGGCGACGCTGCTGACGCTGCTAGTCCTGCCGGTGCTCTACACCCTGCTCCTCCCCGAGCGGGCCACCCTCGCCGTCGCGCCGCGCAGTCGCCGCCGCGCCGCCGCGGGAGGGGCAACGTGATCACCGAGTACCTGGACGATGTCTTCCCGCAGCCGCGGCTCTATCCGGACGACCCGTGGGAGCTGGCGCAAGTGAAGATGTGGCAGTCGGCCGAGCTGGCGATGGCGAAGGACTATCTTCTACCTGCACGTGATTCGTCCGGAGCTGCTGCACGCCGGGCTCAGCGCCGCGGACGTCGACCGCATCGTGGCTGCCGGCGTGCACCCGTCCTTCAAGGAATGGCTGCGCGACACGCTGAACGGCACGCCGCGTTTCGACACCAGCGAAGAGCTGGCGAGGGCCATCATCCTCAAGAAGCTCGATGTCCTCGAAGAGCGGCTCGCGGGCCGTCAGTACCTGGTCGGTGAGCGGTTCACCATGGCCGACGCCGGCTGGTTCACGCGGGTCGACAGCCTGCCGGCACTCCGCGTCACTCTGTCACCAGAGCGATACCCGAACACTCAGGCCTGGTGCGGGCGCGTGGCCGAGCGCCCGTCGGTGGCGGCGTCGGCCCGCTAGCTCGCCAGCGCCTGCGCCGCGAAGAGGGCGCCCTCGCTCACGACCTCGTCCCCTACGGTGAGGCCCGAGAGCACCTGTGCGTGTCCGTCGATCTCGGCCCCGGCCTCCACCGCCCGCGGCTCCAGACCGCCGTCCGGCCGGCGCACGATCACCCGGTACCGCTGACCGTCGGAGAGGAGCGCCCTCACCGGGACCGCCAGGATGCGCAGGCCCGGCGGCGCCTTCAGCGTCACGCGCGCGAACATGGCGGGCTTCAGCAGCCGCTGGGCGTTCGGCACCGCGCACAGCACCGGGACCGTGCGCGTCGCATCGTCGACCACGTCGCCGATGACGGTCACCTCGCCCGGAAACTCGTCCGGGTACGCTTCCACGTGGACCGTGACCGTCTGGTGGGGGCGGACGAGCGGCAGCTGCCGCTCGGGCACGCGCACGACGACGCGCACCTGCGAGAGGTCGGAGACCACCGCTAGGGGTTCCGGGCTGTCCGGGCCCGCCGACATCCCGACCGAGGCCTTGCGCGCGACCACGGTGCCCGCGAAGGGCGCGCGGACGAGATAGCGGCTGGTGCGCGCCCCGGGCGTCACGCGCAGGCGCTCGAGCTGAGCACGCGCCCGCTCGAAGTCGGCCGCCGCCTTCTGTGCGTCCTCCTGCGCCTGCAGGTAATCCTTCTCGGCGATCGCGCGCGCCGCGCGCAGGCGCTCCGCCCGCTCGGCGGCCTTGCGGGCGACCACGAGGTCGGCCTCGGCATGCACGTAGTCCGCCTCCGCGCTCCTCACCTCCGGGCTCTCGAGCGCCACGAGCGGCTGGTCGGCGTCGATGTGATCCCCGACCTGCACGAGCAGCTCCACGACGCGCCCCGGCACCGGGGCGTTGAGGCGGGCGGTGCGCTGCTCGTCGAAGTCGATGGTGCCGCTCAGGTTGGCCACGCTCGAAGCCTCGACCTCGGCCACCCGCGTGAACTTGAGGAAGGAGAGCTGGGCGGGGGTGAGCTCGTGCGGCGCGACGGCCGCCGTCGCATCGGCGGCGTCGTTGGCCCGCCCGCAGCCGGCCAGCAAGGCGAGGCAGAGGCTGAGCGGCACGAAGAGCCGGCGCATCACGGCGCCACCTCCAGGGCGGCCGCGCGTGTCACGTCGAACGCGCTCAGGTGCCCGTCGAGCAGGGCGTCGAGGTGATCACGCTGGGTCTGGATGAACGTCCGCTCCGCCTCGACGAACTCGAGCAGGGAGATCGCGCCCTCGCGATACGACACCTCCGCCGCGCGTCGCGCGTCCTCGGACTGCCGGAGGAAGGCCTCCTCGAAGCGGCGCACGCGCTCGCCGGCGACCGTGTAGCTGGTCACGGCGGTCCGCACCTCCTGCGGGATCCCGAGTCTCAGCTTCTGCACCTCGCGCCGGGCGATCAGGGCCTCGGCCTCGGCCCGTTCGATCTCGCCCTGGTTGCGGTTCACGAGCGGCAGCGGCAGCGAGAAGTTGGCGCCGAGCGAGTTGGCGAGGTTGCCCGCCACCTGGAACTCGTCGTGCGTGTACTGCACGCCGACGGTCACGTTCGGCCAGCGCTCGGCGCGCGCCAGCCGCAGCGCGGCCTCGGCGGCCTCGGCCGCGCGCTCGGCGGCGGTCAGGTCCGGCCGACGTCGGAGCGCCTCGCTCACCAGCGCGTCGGTGTCGGTCCGAGCCGCCGGCAGCCGGAGCTCGCCGACGGGGACGAGATCGGCGACGTCGAGGCCGAGCAAGGGCAGGAGCTCGGCCGCCGCCTCCCGTCGCTCGATCTCCGCGTCGGCCACCTCGTGCTCGAACCCCCGCTGCTCGAGCGCGATCTTGTCGAACTCCGCCGCGGAGATCTCGCCCGCGTCGGCCCGCTCCCGGCTGACGCGCACGGTCTCCCGATAGTGGGTGAGATTCTCGCGGGCGAGCCGCAGGCGCTCGCCGGCCACCAGCGTGCGCACGAACCGGGCGCGCACCTCGAAGACCAGGCGGCGATCGAGGTCGGCGCGCTCCGCGCCCGCCGCGGCCATCCGGCCATGGGCCGCAGCGATGCGCTCCCCACGCTTTCCCCACAGGACGAGCTCCTGCCCGATGCCCACCTGCTCGTTCACCGTGTCGCCGGCGCCGATGCCCGGCGGGTTCGTCCGCCCGATCGGGAAGTTGCCGGCTCCGAACGACAAGGTGGGATTCGGATACAGCCGGGCGGCCGTGACGTCGCCCTGGGCGGCGCGCACCTTGAGCGCCCCGGCCAGCAGCTCCGGACTCTGTCGCCGGAGCAGCGCGACCGCCTCGTCGAGCGTCACCTGCGCGGTCTCCTCAGCCGCCCGGGCGGGCCGGACGACCAGAGCGACGGCCAGCGAGAGCACGAGCGAGAACCACTGCACGGCGGCGCGGCAGCCTATCCACGATAACCGCGAAGCAAGTTAGAACGCGGAGCGGGCGGCCCTGGGGGGTTCGGACCTAACCACGCTCCGCGTCCTTTCGGATGGTGGAAGCCGGCCCCCCATGGGCCGGCAGCCCCGTCCAGCCACCCGAAACCGAATCTTGCTCGTGACTCATCGCCGTCGCTGTCGTCAGCGCTCGCACGGTGGCGAGCAGCCGATCGGCCGCGAACGGCTTGGCGAGGAGCGGCACACCCAGCCGGCGTGCCGCGGCCCGCGCCGCTTCGTCGGCGAACGCCGAGACCAGCAACGCGGGCGCACCCGGACGGACCCGCCCGAGGTCGGCGACGATCTCCGTCCCGCTCACGCCGGGCATCGTCACGTCCGCGATGACCAGGGCATAGGGGGAGCGGTGTACGCGCTCGAGGGCGCCGTCGTCGTCGGTGGTCCACTCGACGCGGTAGCCGGCCCCGGCAAGCACCTCCGCCATGAAGCGGCACGACGCCAGGTCATCGTCCACGATCAGGACCGGCTCCGCCGGGATGCTCATGGCGATGGTATCCGAGCAAGGCGGGTGCCAGGGGTTGCC
This DNA window, taken from Deltaproteobacteria bacterium, encodes the following:
- a CDS encoding adenylate/guanylate cyclase domain-containing protein encodes the protein MIHQGSEQAMDTEETAASRATLGRELGAEVFPPAAGDGQAPLGFVYVPESAFSPCHLCPLAGAVRMGPAFPLASALQNGHRVLPVPTGARERETRPASQPDGTVTILFTDIEGFAPLTERLGDRRAQEVVRAHHAIVRALVATHGGLGAKSQGDGFMVVFTGARRALRCAIAIQEALTVYNAERPDAPLRVRMGLHTGEATQEAGDFMGRSVIVAARIAAQAQGGEILVSPLVRELTDSAGEFSFEEGREVSLKGLSGRYRLFGVRWGSP
- a CDS encoding co-chaperone GroES; the encoded protein is MRVRPLHDRVIVKRVEDREQRSTGGIIIPDTAKEKPQEGLVVAVGPGRREDGKVLAPDVKKGDRVLFGKYTGSEIKLDGEEHLILREEDILGVVEA
- the groL gene encoding chaperonin GroEL, yielding MAAKLVRFGEDARAKVLRGINVLADAVTVTLGPRGRNVVMEKSWGAPTVTKDGVTVAKEIELADKFENMGAQMVKEVASKTSDVAGDGTTTATVLARAIFTEGAKLVAAGHDPMSLKRGIDKAVPAIIEALKKVSKETKGRDEIAQVGTVSANGDRAIGDMIAEAMEKVGKEGVITVEEAKGLETTLDVVEGMQFDRGYLSPYFVTDPDRMETVLEDAYILIHEKKISAMKDLLPLLEQVARSGKPLLVIAEEVEGEALATLVVNKIRGTFACCAVKAPGFGDRRKAMLEDIAILSGGRLIAEELGLKLENVGLKDLGRCKRVVVDKDNTTLIDGSGKRTDIEGRIKQIRAQIEETTSDYDREKLQERLAKLVGGVAVIRVGAATEVEMKEKKARVEDAMHATRAAVEEGIVPGGGVALLRAQSALDALKLEEEETAGVRIVRQALVEPLRWIARNAGADGSVVLERVKEGKAAFGFNAQTETYEDLLKAGIIDPTKVVRTALQNAASVAGLLLTTEAMVAEKPKEEKAATPPMPHGDEF
- a CDS encoding sigma-54-dependent Fis family transcriptional regulator produces the protein MFEHSPDAELARIRRERDLYRRLLHLGAQNELGPLLSEALGLVVDVTGAHQGYLELHDDEERTGHPPLWIAHGFSAAQIEAVRGTISRGIIAHALATGQTVVTPSALLDPRFRDRDSVRAARIEAVLCAPIGADPPLGVLYLQGREQAGPFSEEDRANAELFTRHLAPLAERLLVRRRREEADATRSLRQALRLEGVIGRSAALAAVLRQAALLAPLDVNVLLTGESGTGKSQLARVIHDNGPRRVGPFVEVNCAALPEALVESELFGALPGAHSTAVRRVEGKVAAADRGTLVLDEIAELPLPSQAKLLQLLQSREYYPLGASKSVQADVRVIAATNTDLRAAIAAHRFREDLFYRLEVLPVRVPSLAERREDIPELAAHFCARAGERHNLPRLTLSPGALCALHAAPWPGNVRQLAHALEAAVIRAAGESAERMEAVHLFPDPAATAPGSPTFQEATRRFQARLLRETLEENGWNVVETARRLDLARSYVYSLIRAFGLERQK
- a CDS encoding efflux RND transporter permease subunit — its product is MRRVLALSLAQPLVVLALTALFAVAGVVAFWHLPIEAFPELADPQVYVITLFPGHAAEEIERQVTLPIEQELNGLPGLTRMRSVSIFGLSYLTLTFDDGTDLYFARQQVSERLSGVDVPEGVKPSLGPLSTPTGEIFRYTLEGPGYSPMQLREVQDWVMERHLKQVPGVADVVSFGGFVKQYQVQVDPQQLQARGVTLRQVFEALARSNANAGGNYIEHGEEQYVVRGLGTLHDAEDIEEVVVAARGGTPIRIRDVARVTIGAAPRRGVVTRELEPEAVEGIVLMRRGANPSVVLAALHAKIAQLNGGILPPGMRVETFYDRGVLVHRTLVTVSHNLIVGALLVVVVVGVFLVSLRAALIVALTIPLSLLGAFLYLKLRGMSANLLSLGAVDFGIIVDGAVIMVEHVARRIAGIPSRREARSVVLEAADEVARPTLFALSIIIVAYIPIFTLERVEGRIFAPMANTVCAALVAALIFSFTLIPLLAFILLRGRGGEGETPLEGAALRAYRPALTWALGHRRTVMAGTAATLLLGVWLFGRLGTEFLPTLNEGALYVTVTLPPSVSLNRGARLVVPRIRDAFLSFPEVKQVLSQLGGPDDGTDPAPANNLEFFVDLKPHDAWPRGITLDRLVGDMRARLADIPGIDANFSQPIKDNIEENISGINGQVAIKLFGDDLDALRRSAVEAKRTLEQVPGVADLAVVHSAELPQVHVVVDRKAIARYGLNIADVQDVVETAIGGQTATTLWEGERHFDVAVRLSEASRATLDRIPDVRVATPDGAQIPLGQLARVEISPGQAAIDREANMRFVGVKCNVRGRDLGGFVAEAQRRVAAEVQLPPNSFLTWGGEFENQRRAMARLAIIVPVSIGLILAILMRTFGSLACALLILATIPFALVGGVVGLDVAGLNLSVAACIGFIALMGQVVLNGVVLVSQINALRAEGMRLGAAVEAGATRRLRAVLMTALLAALGLLPAALSTEIGSETQRPLAVVVIGGLVSATLLTLLVLPVLYTLLLPERATLAVAPRSRRRAAAGGAT